One Deltaproteobacteria bacterium DNA window includes the following coding sequences:
- a CDS encoding beta-ketoacyl synthase — translation MKHKNRRVAITGIGIISCLGLNRDEVQISLREGRSGVRFIPERKALGFQSALSGIVEGFDPKSVLDRKQRKTLPEYGLWAWSAVSQALEQAGIHPDSLTGDEKTGVVFGNDSSAVTAVEQVDTLRSAGETKAIGSGHIFRLLASTVTLNLNTILGIRGVSWTVSGACASGVMAVGQGAEIIASGRQDRIICGGVQEISWESMCSFDALGAFSRRENDPEAASRPFDQDRDGLVPSGGAAAIVLEAFELAKARGAQILGEVMGYANTSDGYRIAVPSEEGLERAMRCALMDAALSPDDIDLVLSHATSTLAGDRAEAIALRKIFDLDGVKKGPIVSAVKGLTGHEFWMAGASQVVYGLLMAWGGFMAGNPNLEVPDPAAEVLYLPQKTVMIRPRFMLCNASGFGGTNACLVVRIA, via the coding sequence GTGAAACATAAAAATAGACGAGTAGCCATTACAGGAATTGGTATTATTTCCTGTTTGGGCCTGAACAGAGATGAAGTGCAGATTTCCCTCAGGGAAGGAAGAAGCGGCGTACGTTTTATTCCTGAACGTAAGGCTTTGGGGTTTCAGAGCGCGCTTAGCGGTATTGTTGAGGGTTTTGATCCGAAGAGTGTTCTGGACCGGAAGCAGCGCAAGACACTGCCAGAATACGGCCTTTGGGCCTGGTCTGCAGTGTCCCAGGCCCTGGAGCAGGCCGGTATTCATCCCGACAGCTTGACCGGTGACGAGAAAACAGGAGTGGTATTCGGCAACGATTCCTCTGCTGTTACAGCAGTTGAGCAGGTGGATACGCTTCGATCTGCCGGGGAGACAAAGGCCATAGGCAGCGGACACATATTCCGGCTGCTCGCCAGCACTGTTACCCTCAACCTGAACACCATTTTGGGAATACGTGGGGTATCCTGGACTGTAAGCGGGGCCTGCGCGAGCGGTGTCATGGCAGTAGGCCAGGGGGCGGAAATCATAGCCTCCGGCAGGCAAGATCGCATAATTTGTGGTGGGGTGCAGGAGATTTCCTGGGAATCCATGTGCAGCTTTGATGCCTTGGGGGCCTTTTCGCGCAGGGAAAATGATCCTGAGGCGGCTTCCCGTCCGTTTGATCAAGACCGGGACGGGCTGGTCCCCAGCGGCGGGGCCGCTGCTATCGTTTTAGAGGCATTCGAATTGGCGAAGGCACGGGGTGCTCAGATATTGGGCGAGGTCATGGGTTATGCCAACACATCAGACGGTTACCGTATAGCAGTGCCTAGCGAAGAGGGATTGGAACGGGCGATGCGCTGTGCCCTGATGGATGCCGCCCTTTCTCCTGATGATATTGATCTGGTTTTGTCACATGCCACCTCAACCCTGGCTGGTGACAGGGCGGAGGCAATTGCCCTGCGCAAAATTTTTGATCTGGATGGGGTAAAAAAAGGGCCAATTGTATCCGCAGTAAAGGGCCTGACCGGTCACGAATTCTGGATGGCAGGCGCATCACAAGTTGTATATGGTCTGCTGATGGCATGGGGCGGTTTCATGGCGGGAAATCCCAACCTTGAAGTGCCGGATCCCGCCGCAGAGGTCTTATATCTACCTCAAAAAACCGTTATGATCAGACCACGCTTTATGCTTTGCAATGCATCCGGTTTTGGTGGAACCAATGCCTGCCTGGTTGTAAGGATTGCTTGA
- a CDS encoding NAD(P)/FAD-dependent oxidoreductase produces the protein MKAEVVVIGSGISGLTAAASLAKRNRQVIIVERNQKPGGALKHFVRRGIPFDVGFHYSGCLGSGEILRVLWEYLGVWPHLRVYPFPSEGNDRLILRNSGKSVRAFFSYERLEDELRQAFPNEAKGVATYLKALRDICDSIPFYNPDLPLTPFLRGLLPSAEIGLAPFLTSLIKDPDLQAVLASPAFLYGVSPRKASLAVHAMVAHAFISGAYAIDGGGQAIVDAFLSVFRKAGVEVITGQEVESIFVTDGKVAGIKTSEMEIHCSQAVYTGHPTGLLNLVPEGTFRQAYHSRLQGLENTTSMFVVFGAVDNPASLRDLTWVNHYAIPSGLDILDVNLICPEEGALLMTAPGRRYSDPALSGAKRGIILMRPASWDEVAPFSMEAGKARPASYKKWKTQSADRLLDQAKKLWGFSGIEPLAIGSPLTFRDKLGVPGGAVYGVQHCLNQYNPGAKTRLSGLWLSGQGTLMTGIVGASLSGLVTAGEIEGLEPLWDEVRQCR, from the coding sequence ATGAAGGCTGAAGTCGTTGTTATAGGGAGCGGGATAAGCGGTTTGACAGCCGCGGCCTCACTGGCCAAACGAAATAGACAGGTCATAATAGTTGAACGGAATCAAAAACCGGGAGGGGCGCTAAAGCATTTCGTCAGGAGAGGGATACCTTTTGACGTTGGCTTCCACTACTCAGGATGTCTGGGATCAGGAGAAATATTACGTGTTTTGTGGGAATATTTGGGTGTATGGCCGCACTTACGTGTATATCCTTTCCCATCAGAAGGAAACGACCGTTTAATACTCAGAAATTCTGGAAAATCTGTTCGGGCCTTTTTTTCTTATGAGCGTTTGGAAGACGAATTGCGGCAGGCCTTTCCCAATGAAGCAAAGGGGGTTGCAACCTATCTCAAGGCCCTGAGAGATATATGTGATTCCATTCCTTTCTACAATCCGGATCTTCCCCTTACCCCGTTTCTGCGAGGCCTTCTTCCATCGGCAGAAATCGGATTGGCCCCATTTCTTACATCCCTGATTAAAGATCCCGATCTTCAGGCTGTGTTGGCATCGCCGGCCTTTCTTTACGGTGTTTCTCCCAGAAAAGCCAGTCTTGCAGTGCATGCCATGGTTGCTCACGCCTTTATCTCAGGGGCCTATGCCATAGACGGAGGTGGACAGGCCATAGTGGATGCATTTTTGTCAGTTTTCAGAAAAGCCGGCGTGGAAGTGATTACCGGTCAGGAAGTTGAATCAATATTTGTTACAGATGGAAAAGTGGCCGGGATCAAGACCTCTGAAATGGAGATCCATTGCTCACAGGCAGTTTACACCGGTCATCCCACTGGTTTGTTAAACCTGGTTCCTGAAGGGACTTTTCGGCAGGCTTACCATAGTCGGCTGCAAGGCCTGGAAAACACAACCTCTATGTTTGTAGTATTTGGAGCAGTAGATAATCCGGCTTCCTTGAGGGATCTGACCTGGGTTAATCACTATGCCATTCCAAGCGGGCTTGATATACTTGATGTTAATCTGATATGTCCGGAAGAAGGCGCCTTGCTGATGACAGCACCCGGCCGTAGATATTCAGATCCTGCCTTGTCCGGTGCAAAGCGGGGCATAATATTGATGCGACCGGCATCCTGGGATGAAGTCGCCCCATTTTCTATGGAGGCAGGAAAGGCGCGACCGGCATCCTATAAAAAGTGGAAGACTCAATCCGCCGACAGATTATTAGACCAGGCGAAAAAGCTTTGGGGTTTTAGCGGCATTGAGCCGTTGGCAATAGGGAGTCCCCTTACATTCAGGGACAAGCTGGGCGTCCCTGGGGGCGCGGTGTATGGAGTACAGCATTGCCTGAACCAATATAACCCTGGAGCCAAAACCCGCCTCTCAGGTTTATGGCTCAGCGGACAAGGAACATTAATGACCGGAATAGTAGGGGCCTCTCTTTCAGGACTTGTAACCGCAGGTGAAATTGAAGGCCTGGAGCCCCTGTGGGACGAGGTGAGACAGTGTCGCTGA